A window of Fimbriimonadaceae bacterium contains these coding sequences:
- a CDS encoding PEP-CTERM sorting domain-containing protein — MKRVFVAFTLLGAALQANAFLITGFESPTYTGSAAGTMLNGQDGWYNPVAGSIEPNVFTYAGNAPGFAANPNGGDQFASGTAATVNGVGTNSRGQHDVDFSVSDQWTLAYDFAGIYTGQPPSAQNLGSFSTQNPATAAVQYIALNTWVDINDPSAGWNAQYNVFDAAGTALNNQSAGAAWNGLAVNHWYRQSTKLNFVTNLITEVSITDLTTNTTTTVNPNGWYLTGGASPTLPRPTAVRIFSGFGADGNTMGWDNLNVVPEPATMLVLGVGAAFLARRRRKA; from the coding sequence ATGAAACGAGTCTTCGTCGCGTTCACGCTGCTGGGTGCAGCCCTTCAAGCGAACGCTTTCCTCATCACCGGGTTCGAATCGCCGACCTACACCGGCTCGGCTGCCGGAACGATGCTTAACGGTCAGGACGGTTGGTACAACCCCGTCGCCGGCAGCATCGAGCCAAACGTCTTCACCTACGCGGGGAACGCCCCCGGGTTTGCCGCGAATCCGAATGGCGGCGACCAGTTCGCCAGCGGAACGGCGGCCACCGTCAATGGAGTTGGCACCAACTCGCGCGGCCAGCACGACGTCGATTTCAGCGTCTCGGACCAGTGGACCCTCGCCTACGACTTTGCGGGCATCTACACGGGTCAACCGCCGTCCGCCCAGAACCTCGGGAGTTTCTCGACCCAAAACCCGGCGACGGCCGCTGTGCAGTACATCGCGCTCAACACCTGGGTGGACATCAATGACCCATCGGCCGGTTGGAACGCCCAGTACAACGTGTTCGATGCGGCCGGCACCGCGCTGAACAACCAAAGCGCGGGCGCAGCGTGGAACGGTTTGGCCGTCAACCACTGGTACCGCCAATCGACCAAGCTGAACTTCGTGACCAACCTGATCACCGAGGTTTCGATCACGGACCTGACCACCAACACGACGACGACCGTCAACCCGAACGGTTGGTACCTCACGGGTGGAGCCAGTCCCACGCTTCCCCGGCCGACCGCGGTCCGAATCTTCTCGGGATTCGGCGCCGATGGCAACACGATGGGTTGGGACAACCTGAACGTCGTCCCCGAGCCTGCGACCATGCTGGTCCTTGGAGTCGGCGCGGCATTCCTCGCTCGCCGACGACGCAAGGCGTAG